A single window of Watersipora subatra chromosome 9, tzWatSuba1.1, whole genome shotgun sequence DNA harbors:
- the LOC137403622 gene encoding quinone oxidoreductase-like protein 1 codes for MMRSVKGKLEGGEVTYFTINEKEGELEAQSVRVKVAAASTKQHNSEVIKFLGAGEEGFTFPACTDFSGQVAEVGSAVTSVAVGDVVTGIISLLSPFSACADTCDVHQLDIVKVPSARSQTDAAACIGPAVRAYTAMMYQTRISPSTTVLIVSGASANGLIAIQLALSWRAKVIATVCGDDERRFLEKNHPDIAQVIDLGSKNSSLVSIVMEETGSLGANAIIDDGVNMFAEEDHETQVPGRPSKHDVISCLAVNGKWITSQPNLQLDPPDSLKLHMRNASVCFLFEQSWSLSTAQRGVYLHILTDIMDKLAAGIIRPHVSRTVQFSDAETVLSSLPKRQIGSTVMYMN; via the exons ATGATGAGGAGTGTGAAAGGAAAATTAGAGGGTGGAGAAGTGACATATTTTACA ATAAATGAGAAGGAAGGAGAGTTGGAGGCACAATCAGTCAGAGTGAAAGTGGCTGCTGCCAGTACAAAACAACATAATTCTGAG GTTATCAAGTTTCTGGGTGCCGGTGAGGAGGGTTTCACCTTTCCAGCCTGCACCGACTTCAGTGGGCAGGTGGCAGAAGTTGGATCAGCTGTAACTTCTGTTGCTGTAGGAGATGTTGTCACAGGCATTATCTCTCTTCTGTCACCATTCTCTGCTTGTGCTGACACGTGCGATGTACATCAACTGGACATTG TCAAAGTACCATCAGCAAGGAGTCAGACAGATGCAGCAGCTTGTATAGGTCCTGCGGTGCGAGCCTATACGGCCATGATGTACCAGACACGCATCTCTCCATCTACCACAGTGCTCATCGTGTCAGGGGCGAGTGCTAACGGCCTCATTGCTATTCAGCTTGCTTTGTCATGGCGAGCTAAG GTTATTGCAACTGTTTGTGGTGATGATGAACGAAGATTTCTAGAAAAAAATCATCCAGATATTG CTCAAGTTATAGACTTAGGATCCAAAAATTCCTCTTTAGTTTCAATTGTGATGGAGGAGACAGGGTCTTTAGGAGCTAATGCTATCATAGATGATGGTG TGAACATGTTTGCTGAAGAAGACCATGAAACGCAAGTTCCAGGGCGGCCCTCTAAGCATGATGTAATATCCTGTTTGGCGGTAAACGGCAAATGGATAACCTCTCAACCCAATTTGCAG TTGGACCCACCTGATTCACTTAAGCTGCACATGCGCAATGCATCTGTTTGCTTCCTGTTTGAGCAGAGCTGGAGTTTGTCTACAGCTCAGCGAGGGGTTTATCTCCACAtacttactgatataatggatAAACTAGCCGCTGGCATTATTAg